In the genome of Helicovermis profundi, the window AGATTTGGCAAAGAATTTTGGATATTCAGTAATTACTCTGCAAAGGCAATTTAAGAAAAATATTGGATTGACTCCAAAAGCATATTGTAATTTAATACGTTTTCATCACAGTGTAATGTCGAATAATCCTATGTCATTTTTTTACGATCAATCACATTTTATAAATTCATGTAAAAAATATACTTTAAAAACACCTAAGGAATTAAATGAAGTTTCTGAAATTACCCTTAAAAATATGATTAAGAATTTTGATTAATATGATGATTTTTTCCAATACGTGATGCAGTAAACAATATATGCTAATAGTAGAAAAAGTTATAATCTTATTAAGAAGGAGTACTATATGAAAAAAGTATGTATGTATTATTTTACTGGGTCAGGTAATACACTAAAAGTTGCAAAGCAAATGAAAAGTACATTTATTGATAAAGGCTATGAATGTAAGCTCGTGAATATAGCGGAAAAAAGCAATATAGAAAAAGAATCATATGATTATATTGGATTATTATTTCCCGTAGCAATTCAATCAACATTTCCTTTAGTGTGGAAATTTATTTATGAGCTTCCAAATGTATCTAATCAAAAAATATTTATGGTTGATACACTACAATCTTTTTCAGGAGGTATAGTAGGACCCCTAAAAAAGATTTTGATTGAAAAAGGATATATAACAGTTGGTGCAATCGAAATAAAAATGTCAAGTAGTATGGAAAGAAAAAGTAAAAAAGTACAAGCGGGCAGAGAAAAAAATATCGAGGCTTTAAAAACAGCAGCATCGTTTGTTAATGATTTAATAGAAGAAAAAACAAAATGGAGTAGAATTCCAGTTATTTCTGATGCAATGAGAGCTATATCGAAAAAAAGATATGTTTGGACAAAAATTAGCAAAAATATATCTGTAGTTCATGATGAATGTATTTTGTGCGGTAAATGTATTAGAAACTGTCCAGTTCAAGCTATCTCAGACATAAAAGGTAAAATTACTATAAACAATGAAGTATGTGAATCTTGCATGAAATGTGTTAATAATTGTCCTAAAAATGCATTTCTAATAGGAGATAAAAAAGTTTATCAAAATATATGATTATGTTTTTGTTCAAATATTTCAATAAGTAAAATTAAGCTACTTAATACTATTATTTAATAATTCTGTAAAAAAAATATTCGTAAATTACGTGGTACAATATTAATATATTAAAATGTGTTTAGTGGGTGAATAGATGAGTAAATATTTAAAAGAGATAACAAATATCGCTATATCCATTGGAAAACTTATATTAGAGAATGGCGGAGAAGCATATAGAGTTGAAGATACAATAAGAAGAATGTGTGAATCAAAAGGGATAGAAAATGTTAATGTATTATCTCTTCCTACAGGAATATTTCTTTCAGCCTCTTATGAAGATGAAGAGTTTACAGTTGTAAGAAGAACCTTTGTAAATAGAATTGATTTAGAAATTATAGATTTATGTAATACTTTCTCAAGAGAATTTATTAATAAAGAAATTAATTATGAAGCATCTTTAAAAAGAATTAAAGGTATACAAGATGCACCTTCATATTCTTTATTTTTAAGTAGTATTTTTGCAGGCATGGGTGGAGGATTTTTTACACTTTTATTTAAAAGCACTGCACTTGAATTTTTTTTAGCATTTATAATTAGTTTTATTGTTTCAAGTATATTAAGCCGTATAAAAGTTGGTCTTTATATGAAACACTTAATTGGAGGCTTTTTAGTAGCATTGCTTTCGTTTACTGCGAGTGCTATATTTTTAAAAGTTTCAATGGACTATTTAGTAGTAGGTTCAATTATGCCACTTGTTCCAGGCGTTGCTATGGTGAATTCTATTAGAGATATTTTAAATGGCGATTTAGTTTCTGGAATGGGGAAAATGACGGAAGCAATTGTGGTCGCAACCTCAATAGCGTTTGGAGTAGGTTCTGTACTTGGCGTTTTATATTTTATGGAGGTGATTTAATGAATTTTCTTTTTTCATTTCTTTCCTCAGTAGGCTTTGCAGGTCTTTTCAATATACCTAGAAAAGAACTTATTTTTACAGGCATTGTTGGAGGAACTGGATATATCGCCTATAGATATATTGATATGATTTCAAGTACGTCAATGCTTGGTTATTTTTTTGGTGCACTTATAGTAGGTATATTTGCGGAAATTTTAGCAATTATAAGAAAAAAACCAGTAACACTTTATATAATTCCTGGCATTATACCACTAGTGCCTGGCTATGGATTATATTATACAATGTTAAAAATTATAGAAAAAAACTATAGTGGTGCAGCAGAAGTTGGATTTGAATCATTTATGGTATCACTAGCCATTGCCGCAGCCATAATTATTGCCAATGGTTTTGGTAAACACATTCTCAGAAGAAAATCTTGATATGCAGATAGATATAATTAATAATGGACCTTTTTAGAGTTCTAAGATTCAGTGGGAGTAAAAACTCCCTCTGAATCTTAGAAATTCTTTTATCAACGTTTCAAAATTCCAATAAATCTTTCATGAAAGTAATTAATGATGTGCAATTAATTACGATTAGTGGAGGTTTTTTTTATTTAATATTTACTTTGATATATTTTTACATAAATTTGGAATTAAAGACAATTATATTGTAATTTGATTGTGAATATAGTACAATGAATTATATATGTTACGATTTTAACTTAAAAATATATAAAAACAATAGATAATTAAGAAAAATATCTATTGTTTTTATTGTAATGTAAGAAAGGAATAAAATGAAAAAAATAATTAGTAATGAAGAATATGATATATGTGTAATGGATTCCTTAGATATTAATAAAATGAATTTTTTAATGATGAATTTGATAATGTGTTTTGTTGCTATTTTAGTTGTCGACTTAATATCTCATAATATAAGCGATGATTTTACACTTATTGGCTTTTGCTCAATTGTATTTAGGACTCTATTGTGGTCAACAATATTTACTTTGTTGCATGTTCCAATAAGAAAAAATAGTTTGAAAAAAATTTATAAGAGGCAAATTAAAGATGAACTTGTAAAAAGTCTTGAAAAAGAATACGACTTATATTTGCCATGTATATATATAAAATCCAAGTTTCATTTAATGGGAGGAGTGCTTTATTTTAGTACAAATAAATTGTTATTTAAACCTCATGTTAGTAATTTTGCACCAAGGGAGATAAAATTAGAGTCAAAGAATGGAATCACTTTTTATGAGAAAAAACAAAATACTTCAGCAATAACGCGTTTTATATATAATTCCATTCCAAATTATTTAGTTATCAATGTTGATGGCGAAGAAAATAAATTTATTGTTCCAATGATATCAAAGGTGATGGATGTTCTTGAAGAAGAGGGATTACAAGGATATGATTTCTAAAAGAAGAAAATAGAGAAGATTTTGAAATATATTAAAAGTTTAAATAAATAGTACTTTTATTTTTTTATAAACTAC includes:
- a CDS encoding threonine/serine ThrE exporter family protein; this translates as MSKYLKEITNIAISIGKLILENGGEAYRVEDTIRRMCESKGIENVNVLSLPTGIFLSASYEDEEFTVVRRTFVNRIDLEIIDLCNTFSREFINKEINYEASLKRIKGIQDAPSYSLFLSSIFAGMGGGFFTLLFKSTALEFFLAFIISFIVSSILSRIKVGLYMKHLIGGFLVALLSFTASAIFLKVSMDYLVVGSIMPLVPGVAMVNSIRDILNGDLVSGMGKMTEAIVVATSIAFGVGSVLGVLYFMEVI
- a CDS encoding threonine/serine exporter family protein gives rise to the protein MNFLFSFLSSVGFAGLFNIPRKELIFTGIVGGTGYIAYRYIDMISSTSMLGYFFGALIVGIFAEILAIIRKKPVTLYIIPGIIPLVPGYGLYYTMLKIIEKNYSGAAEVGFESFMVSLAIAAAIIIANGFGKHILRRKS
- a CDS encoding EFR1 family ferrodoxin (N-terminal region resembles flavodoxins. C-terminal ferrodoxin region binds two 4Fe-4S clusters.), giving the protein MKKVCMYYFTGSGNTLKVAKQMKSTFIDKGYECKLVNIAEKSNIEKESYDYIGLLFPVAIQSTFPLVWKFIYELPNVSNQKIFMVDTLQSFSGGIVGPLKKILIEKGYITVGAIEIKMSSSMERKSKKVQAGREKNIEALKTAASFVNDLIEEKTKWSRIPVISDAMRAISKKRYVWTKISKNISVVHDECILCGKCIRNCPVQAISDIKGKITINNEVCESCMKCVNNCPKNAFLIGDKKVYQNI